The following proteins are encoded in a genomic region of Nocardioides conyzicola:
- a CDS encoding DoxX family protein, producing MALPRSVKSLALGFAVSGTVHLVKPEVYLPLMPAWVPAHREVILASGVAELACAAGLAVPATRRAAGWASVLLLLGVYPGNIKMATDSLKTKNTGLKVASFARLPMQLPMIRAALRAARG from the coding sequence ATGGCCCTCCCACGCAGCGTGAAGTCCCTGGCCCTCGGCTTCGCCGTCAGCGGCACCGTCCACCTGGTCAAGCCGGAGGTCTACCTCCCCCTGATGCCGGCGTGGGTGCCCGCACACCGCGAGGTGATCCTCGCCAGCGGCGTCGCCGAGCTCGCCTGCGCTGCCGGCCTCGCCGTACCCGCCACCCGCCGGGCCGCAGGCTGGGCCAGCGTCCTCCTGCTGCTCGGGGTCTATCCGGGCAACATCAAGATGGCCACGGACTCGCTGAAGACCAAGAACACCGGCCTCAAGGTGGCGTCCTTCGCACGCCTGCCGATGCAGCTCCCGATGATCCGGGCCGCCCTGCGCGCCGCCCGCGGCTGA
- a CDS encoding DUF6318 family protein, whose translation MIGDVSRTRAALTAFTLLSVLGLAGCTDDDPEPKFAPPSSEAPTSPSTSAAAALSPEDTVRAWVDAQNLAMTSGDSTEVRSLGTSDCESCDGLIDPIDAVIDAGGRFETSGWTVDRAKQVSDNSDETTVKAAVTIAAGRTYNSSDAEPVVYGVDRSILQFKLRQTDGRWLVAFVGFLS comes from the coding sequence ATGATCGGCGACGTGAGCCGTACTCGGGCGGCACTCACCGCCTTCACCCTCCTGTCGGTGCTCGGCCTGGCCGGGTGCACCGACGACGACCCTGAGCCCAAGTTCGCGCCGCCGTCGTCGGAGGCGCCGACCTCGCCGAGTACGTCGGCCGCTGCAGCTCTCAGCCCTGAGGACACCGTGCGCGCATGGGTCGACGCGCAAAATCTCGCGATGACCTCGGGAGACTCGACGGAAGTGCGGTCCCTGGGTACCAGTGACTGCGAGTCATGCGACGGTCTCATTGACCCGATTGATGCAGTGATCGACGCAGGTGGACGGTTCGAGACCTCGGGGTGGACAGTAGATCGCGCTAAACAGGTCTCCGACAATTCGGACGAGACGACTGTGAAGGCAGCCGTGACGATCGCAGCTGGGCGCACCTACAACTCGTCGGACGCGGAGCCGGTTGTGTACGGGGTCGATCGGTCGATCCTCCAGTTCAAGTTGCGGCAGACCGATGGTCGCTGGCTCGTTGCGTTCGTGGGCTTTCTGTCATGA